One window of Botrimarina mediterranea genomic DNA carries:
- a CDS encoding HNH endonuclease: MATAAYLPTHPTPNNGMSALHASVLVLNRQYMAIHVIDVRRAFTLLLRELAEVIHIEDGQYANYDFDSWRDLSALRAQFPEDMEPDPHADWVRSINFQIQAPRILRLLHYDRVPRQRVRLNRRNLFARDGGKCQYCNKTFPTSELSIDHVVPSCRGGETTWENVVCACVRCNVRKGGRTPDEAGMKLAKKPVRPKRSPLLAIKLGNPKYVSWRTFVDAAYWSVDLR, encoded by the coding sequence ATGGCGACCGCTGCCTATCTGCCGACCCACCCGACGCCGAACAACGGCATGTCGGCGCTCCATGCGAGCGTTCTGGTCCTGAACCGCCAGTACATGGCGATTCACGTGATCGATGTGCGCCGGGCGTTCACGCTGCTGCTGCGCGAGTTGGCCGAGGTCATTCACATCGAGGATGGCCAGTACGCCAACTACGACTTCGACTCGTGGCGTGACCTCAGCGCTCTCCGCGCGCAGTTCCCGGAAGACATGGAGCCCGACCCGCACGCCGACTGGGTGCGGTCGATCAACTTCCAGATCCAGGCGCCACGGATCCTGCGTCTACTGCACTACGATCGCGTTCCCCGCCAGCGGGTGCGCCTCAACCGCCGGAACCTGTTCGCCCGCGACGGCGGCAAGTGCCAGTATTGCAACAAGACGTTCCCGACCAGTGAGCTGTCGATCGACCATGTGGTGCCGAGCTGCCGTGGCGGCGAGACCACCTGGGAGAACGTGGTCTGCGCTTGCGTGCGCTGCAACGTCCGCAAGGGGGGCCGCACCCCCGACGAAGCCGGCATGAAGCTGGCGAAGAAGCCGGTCCGTCCCAAGCGCAGCCCCCTGCTGGCGATCAAGCTGGGGAACCCGAAGTACGTCAGCTGGCGGACGTTTGTCGACGCGGCGTATTGGTCGGTGGATCTGCGTTGA
- a CDS encoding phosphatase PAP2 family protein, whose protein sequence is MDKSLLSSWYRALRGNALPIIVGIIAALSAYVFLEVADEVAEAEILGVDSGLLLSLRNPDDLADPIGPRWLEEMMRDFTALGGIGVTTLVTAGAVAYLVMIGKRAMAAYVVVTVVGGVALSLALKAGFDRPRPDLAPHGSHVYTQSFPSGHATTAAVVYLTLGAMLARIQPLWRVKALILTMAVALTVAVGFSRVYLAVHWPTDVVAGWALGLAWALGVWLVAMGITRFTRHKHGSEMQKVADQMSS, encoded by the coding sequence ATGGACAAGTCGCTGTTGTCATCGTGGTACCGGGCCCTCCGGGGCAATGCGTTGCCGATCATTGTCGGGATCATCGCCGCGTTGTCGGCGTATGTCTTCTTGGAGGTGGCGGACGAGGTGGCCGAGGCCGAGATCCTTGGCGTTGATAGCGGCCTGCTGCTGTCGCTCCGCAACCCGGACGACCTCGCCGATCCGATCGGCCCGCGCTGGCTGGAAGAAATGATGCGCGACTTCACGGCCTTAGGCGGCATCGGCGTGACGACGCTCGTGACGGCCGGTGCGGTCGCTTACTTGGTGATGATCGGCAAACGAGCCATGGCGGCGTATGTCGTGGTGACCGTGGTGGGCGGTGTGGCGCTGAGCCTCGCCCTGAAAGCGGGCTTCGACCGGCCGCGGCCCGACCTCGCGCCGCACGGCTCGCACGTGTACACGCAGAGCTTCCCCAGCGGCCACGCCACCACGGCGGCGGTGGTGTACCTGACGCTCGGCGCGATGCTCGCCCGCATCCAGCCGCTGTGGCGTGTGAAGGCGTTGATCCTGACGATGGCCGTGGCGCTGACGGTCGCCGTTGGCTTCAGCCGCGTCTACCTGGCGGTCCACTGGCCAACCGACGTGGTCGCCGGTTGGGCGCTGGGGCTCGCCTGGGCGCTAGGCGTCTGGCTCGTAGCGATGGGCATCACGAGATTCACCCGCCACAAGCATGGGTCGGAGATGCAGAAGGTCGCCGATCAGATGTCGAGTTAA
- a CDS encoding glycoside hydrolase family 28 protein: protein MHFLILPALFLGSLALTTPAVGQQVFNVRDAGATGDGETLDTTAIQKCLNDCGQAGGGVVLLPAGTYLSEPIKIRTKTTLRLERGAILLATGDRSAFERDNEPGKFDHFLTGKDLEDVTIEGEGTIDGGGQAWWVAAEAARQAKSGYTLPRPNLIVLTRVKNLTVRGVTIQNAPKFHFVPTECDGVLVEDATFLAPERAPNTDAIDPSMCVDVVVRRCVIDVGDDNIAVKSGKRADGREFAAHGLTVTDCTFKHGHGMSIGSETVGGVKDVVVRDCTFENTVNGIRIKSDRKRGGTVENLTCENITMKNVAGAITITSYYPKIPATDEPQPVTKTTPKYRNITIRNLTATSTKDAGFLVGLPESPIENVLLENVTIDSQRAGLEIRHVRGVVLRNVNVTAAKGEPLVVGDAEPVID, encoded by the coding sequence ATGCACTTCCTCATATTGCCCGCTTTATTCCTCGGCTCGCTAGCCCTAACGACGCCGGCGGTGGGGCAACAGGTCTTCAACGTCCGCGACGCAGGCGCGACAGGCGACGGCGAGACGCTCGATACAACCGCGATCCAGAAGTGCCTCAATGACTGTGGCCAGGCGGGCGGCGGCGTTGTGCTGCTGCCCGCAGGAACCTACTTGAGCGAACCGATCAAGATCCGCACGAAGACAACGCTGCGACTGGAACGCGGCGCCATCCTGCTGGCGACCGGTGATCGGTCGGCGTTTGAGCGTGACAACGAGCCCGGCAAGTTCGATCACTTCCTCACCGGAAAGGACCTCGAGGACGTGACCATTGAGGGCGAGGGGACCATCGACGGCGGCGGGCAGGCGTGGTGGGTGGCGGCCGAGGCGGCACGGCAAGCGAAGTCGGGCTACACCCTGCCGCGCCCGAACCTGATCGTGCTGACGCGGGTGAAGAACCTCACCGTCCGCGGCGTGACGATCCAGAACGCGCCCAAGTTCCATTTCGTGCCGACCGAATGCGACGGCGTGCTGGTCGAGGACGCGACGTTCCTCGCGCCCGAACGGGCGCCGAACACCGACGCGATCGACCCCAGCATGTGCGTCGATGTCGTGGTGCGGCGCTGCGTCATCGATGTGGGGGATGACAACATCGCCGTGAAGTCGGGCAAGCGCGCTGACGGCCGCGAGTTTGCCGCCCACGGGCTCACGGTGACCGACTGCACGTTCAAGCACGGCCACGGCATGTCGATCGGCAGCGAGACCGTCGGCGGCGTCAAGGATGTCGTTGTCCGCGACTGCACGTTCGAGAACACCGTCAACGGCATTCGCATCAAGAGCGACCGCAAGCGTGGCGGCACGGTCGAGAACCTCACGTGTGAGAACATCACGATGAAGAACGTCGCCGGCGCCATCACCATCACCAGCTACTACCCAAAGATCCCCGCGACCGACGAGCCGCAACCGGTCACAAAGACAACGCCCAAGTACCGCAACATCACGATCCGCAACCTCACCGCCACGAGCACCAAGGACGCGGGCTTCCTCGTCGGCTTGCCCGAAAGCCCAATCGAGAACGTGCTGCTAGAGAATGTGACGATCGATTCGCAGCGGGCCGGCCTTGAAATCCGCCACGTGCGGGGCGTCGTGCTACGGAACGTGAACGTCACAGCGGCGAAGGGTGAGCCGCTGGTCGTGGGCGACGCCGAGCCGGTTATCGACTGA
- a CDS encoding L-rhamnose mutarotase, which produces MAAYGPTNPSPESQVAAGVRRYAGFVELDPAKERLYRELHADVWPEVVAACKRANIQNYHIWIQTIGARKFLFRSFEYTGSDPDADFALAGEDPTTREKWWPLTDGCMLGVQGRPRGEEWTDAELVMFMP; this is translated from the coding sequence ATGGCAGCATACGGCCCCACGAATCCCTCGCCCGAGTCGCAGGTCGCCGCGGGTGTGCGGCGCTACGCGGGGTTTGTTGAGCTGGACCCGGCGAAGGAGCGGCTCTACCGCGAGTTGCACGCCGATGTGTGGCCCGAGGTCGTCGCCGCTTGCAAGCGGGCCAACATCCAGAACTACCACATCTGGATCCAGACGATCGGCGCACGGAAGTTCCTGTTCCGCAGCTTCGAGTACACGGGGAGCGACCCCGACGCCGACTTCGCCCTGGCTGGCGAAGACCCGACGACGCGCGAAAAGTGGTGGCCGCTCACTGACGGCTGCATGCTGGGCGTCCAGGGCCGGCCGCGCGGCGAAGAGTGGACCGACGCCGAGCTGGTGATGTTCATGCCGTGA
- a CDS encoding glutamine--tRNA ligase/YqeY domain fusion protein, giving the protein MLARQLATAMSTDETPADPSASKNFIEQQIDADLAAGRVDHVHTRFPPEPNGYLHIGHAKSICLNSGLARNYNGQFNLRFDDTNPAKEEQEYVDAIMDDVRWLGAEWDDRLFHASDYFETYYEWATALVKAGHAYVCDLTGDEVREMRGTLTEPGKPSPFRDRSVEENLDLFALMRAGEFPDGAKTLRAKIDMASPIINLRDPVMYRIKHVSHQRTGDAWCLYASYDWAHGQGDALEGITHSICTLEFENHRPLYDWFLDRLQELKLLPHHRPRQIEFARLNLTYLVMSKRKLLQLVKEGHVSGWDDPRMPTIRGLRRRGYTAEAIRAFCERIGVTKQNSTIDMLWLEDAVREHLNETAQRRMAVLRPLKVTLTSYADGTPLPEGVIKVCELDNHPQHPELGKREIELTRELWIEADDFMEAAPKGFFRLQPGGAVRLRGAGIIKCVEVVKDGEGAITEVQCTLDPDTTALVDGKKVKGTIHWVPAEDCLDAEVRLYDHLFAAEDPEDVPDGKTFLDNMNPNSLEIVVAKLEPELADAQPGDRYQFERLGYFHADPIDTVAEAPVFNRTVTLRDAWGKAGK; this is encoded by the coding sequence ATGCTGGCCCGCCAGCTTGCCACCGCGATGTCCACGGACGAGACGCCTGCCGACCCTTCCGCCTCGAAGAATTTCATCGAGCAGCAGATCGACGCCGACCTCGCCGCTGGGCGTGTCGATCACGTCCACACGCGGTTCCCGCCGGAGCCCAACGGCTACCTGCACATCGGGCACGCCAAGAGCATCTGCCTGAACTCGGGCCTCGCGCGGAATTATAACGGGCAGTTCAACCTACGGTTCGACGACACGAACCCCGCGAAGGAAGAGCAGGAGTACGTCGACGCCATCATGGACGACGTCCGCTGGCTCGGCGCCGAGTGGGACGATCGGCTGTTCCACGCCAGCGACTATTTCGAGACCTACTACGAGTGGGCCACGGCGTTGGTGAAGGCGGGGCACGCCTACGTGTGTGACCTGACGGGCGACGAAGTGCGCGAGATGCGCGGCACGCTTACTGAACCAGGCAAGCCGAGCCCGTTCCGTGATCGCTCGGTCGAAGAGAACCTCGACCTCTTCGCGCTGATGCGCGCGGGCGAGTTCCCCGATGGCGCCAAGACGCTGCGCGCCAAGATCGATATGGCCTCGCCGATCATCAACCTGCGCGACCCGGTGATGTACCGCATCAAGCACGTCTCGCACCAGCGGACGGGCGACGCGTGGTGTTTGTACGCGTCGTACGACTGGGCCCACGGCCAGGGGGACGCGCTCGAAGGCATAACGCACTCGATCTGCACGCTTGAGTTCGAGAACCACCGCCCGCTCTACGATTGGTTCCTCGACCGCTTGCAAGAACTCAAGCTGCTCCCTCACCACCGGCCGCGACAGATTGAGTTCGCACGGCTCAACCTCACCTACTTGGTAATGAGCAAGCGCAAGCTGCTCCAACTTGTGAAAGAGGGGCACGTCTCCGGCTGGGACGACCCCCGCATGCCGACGATCCGGGGCCTGCGTCGCCGCGGCTACACGGCCGAGGCGATCCGGGCGTTCTGCGAACGCATCGGCGTCACCAAGCAGAACAGCACGATCGACATGCTGTGGCTCGAAGACGCGGTGCGCGAGCATCTCAACGAGACGGCGCAGCGGCGCATGGCCGTGCTACGGCCGTTGAAGGTGACGCTCACGTCGTACGCCGACGGCACGCCGCTCCCCGAGGGCGTCATCAAGGTCTGCGAACTCGACAACCACCCGCAGCACCCCGAACTCGGCAAACGCGAGATCGAACTGACGCGCGAGCTATGGATCGAGGCGGACGACTTCATGGAAGCGGCCCCCAAGGGCTTCTTCCGTCTCCAACCAGGCGGCGCTGTGCGGCTACGCGGCGCGGGAATCATCAAGTGTGTCGAGGTCGTCAAAGACGGGGAGGGCGCCATCACCGAAGTGCAGTGTACGCTCGACCCCGATACGACGGCGTTGGTTGATGGCAAGAAGGTGAAGGGGACCATCCACTGGGTCCCTGCCGAAGACTGCCTCGACGCTGAGGTGCGACTCTACGACCACCTGTTCGCCGCGGAAGACCCCGAAGACGTGCCCGACGGCAAGACGTTCCTCGACAACATGAACCCGAACTCGCTGGAGATCGTCGTCGCGAAGCTCGAACCCGAGCTCGCCGACGCCCAGCCCGGCGATCGTTACCAGTTTGAACGCCTGGGCTACTTCCACGCCGACCCGATCGACACCGTCGCCGAGGCGCCCGTGTTCAACCGCACCGTGACGCTGCGCGACGCGTGGGGCAAAGCTGGCAAGTAA
- a CDS encoding GNAT family N-acetyltransferase, protein MVTLRKVTRENWVACAKLSVHDHQQGYVASNVSTIAESKFEPHHQLRAICNSERVVGMLAYCHEDDPEDVDLYWIFRLLIDKDHQRQGHAAQAMLLALEEIRQRGGTRIRTMHKPSNRAASALYSGLGFKTIGNLDDGDTLLEIILA, encoded by the coding sequence ATGGTCACGCTCCGAAAAGTAACCCGTGAGAACTGGGTCGCCTGCGCCAAACTCTCGGTGCACGATCACCAGCAAGGCTACGTTGCGAGCAACGTCTCAACAATCGCCGAATCCAAGTTTGAGCCACACCATCAACTTCGCGCAATCTGCAACAGCGAGAGGGTGGTGGGAATGCTGGCATACTGCCACGAAGATGACCCGGAGGACGTAGATCTGTATTGGATCTTCCGGCTGCTGATCGATAAAGACCACCAACGTCAAGGCCATGCGGCTCAAGCGATGTTGCTTGCCCTGGAAGAGATCCGACAACGAGGTGGAACACGTATCAGAACCATGCACAAACCAAGTAACAGAGCGGCCTCTGCCTTGTACAGTGGTCTAGGTTTCAAGACGATTGGAAACCTAGACGACGGCGACACGCTCCTCGAAATCATCCTTGCCTAA
- a CDS encoding type II secretion system F family protein encodes MLTAGVPASAKTLAALCDRVAISLDAGIDLRRIWRSEGERLSGRGAKACSEVADAIQRGDSIDKAIAEAGPFFPPLMVELVRVGDQTGTADEVFHRLAQHYQRQVSRAREFRGAILWPVIQLVLALGIVGVLIAIGGILKDGKGQPIDMVGFGMTGASGLVTYVGLLIGTALVAALTWLAVRRRPEWGAKVRGWASSIPVIGDALQKIALARIAWALRLTMNVAMDLRKVGPVVLRASDNDRYSRHAANVSAMVGRGEPLSKCFAATKAFPQPFLDHLDVAEQTGTIVESMDRLSKRYDEEAEHAVAMLTRVAAFLVWAAIATLIIVLIFRVFGMYTGMINDALKEI; translated from the coding sequence ATGCTCACCGCCGGCGTCCCCGCATCGGCGAAGACGCTCGCCGCACTCTGCGACCGTGTCGCGATCTCGCTCGACGCCGGCATCGACCTCCGCCGTATCTGGCGCAGCGAAGGCGAGCGGCTATCGGGGCGCGGCGCTAAGGCTTGTTCGGAAGTCGCCGACGCAATCCAGCGCGGCGACTCGATCGACAAGGCGATCGCCGAGGCCGGGCCGTTCTTCCCGCCGCTGATGGTCGAGCTGGTCCGCGTCGGCGACCAAACCGGCACGGCCGACGAAGTCTTCCATCGCCTCGCGCAGCACTACCAGCGCCAAGTCAGTCGCGCGCGCGAGTTCCGCGGCGCCATACTCTGGCCGGTCATCCAACTAGTCCTCGCCCTTGGGATCGTCGGCGTGCTGATCGCCATCGGCGGCATCCTCAAGGACGGCAAAGGTCAACCGATCGACATGGTCGGCTTCGGCATGACGGGCGCCAGCGGACTCGTGACGTACGTAGGTCTGCTGATCGGGACCGCCCTGGTAGCAGCCCTCACTTGGCTCGCGGTGCGCCGCCGACCCGAGTGGGGCGCCAAGGTCCGCGGCTGGGCGAGTTCGATCCCCGTCATCGGCGACGCGCTGCAGAAGATCGCGCTGGCGCGGATCGCCTGGGCCTTGCGGCTGACGATGAACGTCGCCATGGACCTACGCAAAGTCGGCCCCGTGGTGCTTCGCGCGTCGGACAACGACCGCTACTCCCGCCACGCCGCCAACGTCTCCGCGATGGTGGGCCGCGGCGAGCCGCTCTCAAAGTGCTTCGCCGCAACAAAGGCGTTCCCGCAGCCTTTCCTCGATCACCTCGACGTGGCCGAACAAACCGGCACGATCGTCGAATCGATGGACCGCCTCTCGAAACGCTACGACGAAGAAGCCGAGCACGCCGTCGCGATGCTGACGCGCGTCGCCGCGTTCCTCGTGTGGGCCGCGATCGCAACGCTGATCATCGTGCTGATCTTCCGCGTGTTTGGGATGTATACGGGGATGATCAATGATGCGCTGAAGGAGATTTGA